A window of Caldilineales bacterium contains these coding sequences:
- a CDS encoding DNA translocase FtsK: MPSPTRLTQARQYHILGVILLSAGLILAIELVSGGANARFLRLLVGWGALPLALLLAAAGLYLLLRQRLAPQLAKNWYIEFVLGVQALFVAALAATHLSLGADSYLDAQAGRGGGMVGWALSDLLREGMGAAGAWFVVIALTAVGLFLIFNYSPLRALPLPAWLIPAPRPARRPEGGGRKAEGGGRRAEGGETGKSGKGADAPAAKPAPPPAAARAPAIATQPPAKQPAAARPVEPAAKPIVAPTTATVARGLAPPPTPRRGKKLPPLDLLQGEDKGGSSNQQAAIQAAIIEDTLASFGIPAKVVETNIGPTVTQFGVAPGNIQKNDRILRVRVNQIVSLSDDLALALAASPVRIEAPVPGRPYVGIEVPNPDSTLVSLRRLLQDRAFKKIGAPLAVPFGRDVSGAIVAADLHKLPHLLIAGATGSGKSVALNAIICSLLFNNTPDALRLILVDPKRVEFPGYNGIPHLVAPVVTEIDHAGGALSWLLIEMDERYRRFAARNVRNITAFNESAPASERLPYLVLVIDELADMMMTAPEVIEAKLVRLAQMARATGIHLVVATQRPSVDVVTGLIKANFPARLAFAVTSQIDSRVILDTPGAEKLLGRGDGLLMTADSAKLRRIQGCFVSDNEIGDLVRWWQTNYPAPPPDPTRPRYPWSQLMADEATADDLMQQAIEKLRSRQTISVSGLQRLLGVGYPRAARLMEELETEGIVGPEGDRRTGRPVLIEDEDLLG, translated from the coding sequence GTGCCTTCCCCCACCCGCCTCACCCAAGCCCGCCAATACCACATCCTGGGCGTCATCCTGCTCAGTGCGGGGCTGATCCTGGCCATCGAGCTGGTCTCCGGCGGCGCCAACGCGCGCTTCCTGCGCCTGCTGGTGGGATGGGGGGCGCTGCCTTTGGCGCTGTTGCTTGCCGCCGCCGGGCTGTATCTGCTCCTGCGCCAGCGCCTGGCCCCGCAGCTGGCGAAGAACTGGTACATCGAGTTCGTGCTGGGGGTGCAGGCGCTCTTCGTAGCTGCCTTGGCGGCTACCCACTTGAGCCTGGGCGCGGATAGCTATCTGGATGCACAGGCCGGGCGGGGCGGGGGCATGGTGGGGTGGGCATTGTCCGACCTGCTGCGAGAGGGGATGGGCGCGGCCGGGGCCTGGTTTGTCGTCATCGCCCTCACCGCTGTGGGCCTGTTCCTCATCTTCAACTACAGTCCACTGCGGGCTTTGCCCCTGCCGGCCTGGCTCATCCCGGCGCCGCGTCCTGCCAGGAGGCCCGAGGGCGGAGGGCGGAAGGCGGAGGGCGGAGGGCGGAGGGCAGAGGGCGGAGAGACCGGGAAATCTGGCAAGGGTGCGGACGCGCCGGCAGCGAAGCCCGCGCCGCCGCCTGCCGCCGCCCGCGCGCCCGCAATCGCAACTCAACCACCGGCCAAACAACCGGCCGCAGCCCGACCGGTCGAGCCTGCAGCCAAACCGATTGTTGCCCCGACCACAGCCACCGTCGCCCGCGGTCTCGCTCCGCCGCCGACCCCCCGTCGCGGCAAAAAACTCCCGCCGCTCGACCTGCTGCAGGGCGAGGACAAAGGCGGGTCGAGCAACCAGCAGGCCGCCATCCAGGCCGCCATCATCGAAGACACCCTGGCCAGCTTCGGCATCCCGGCCAAAGTCGTGGAAACCAACATCGGCCCCACCGTCACCCAATTCGGCGTCGCGCCCGGCAACATCCAGAAGAACGACCGCATCCTGCGCGTGCGCGTCAACCAGATCGTGTCGCTGTCCGACGACCTGGCCCTGGCCCTGGCCGCCAGCCCCGTGCGGATCGAGGCCCCCGTGCCGGGCCGCCCCTACGTTGGCATCGAAGTCCCCAACCCCGACAGCACCCTGGTCAGCCTGCGCCGCCTCTTGCAGGATCGCGCCTTCAAGAAGATCGGCGCACCCCTGGCCGTCCCCTTCGGTCGCGATGTCAGTGGGGCCATCGTCGCCGCCGACCTGCACAAACTACCGCACCTGCTCATCGCCGGCGCCACCGGGTCGGGCAAATCGGTGGCCCTGAACGCCATCATCTGCTCCCTGCTTTTCAACAACACCCCCGACGCCCTGCGCCTGATCCTGGTCGACCCCAAGCGCGTCGAATTCCCCGGCTACAATGGCATCCCCCACCTGGTGGCGCCGGTGGTGACGGAGATCGACCACGCCGGCGGCGCCCTGAGTTGGCTGCTGATCGAGATGGACGAACGCTATCGTCGCTTCGCCGCCCGCAACGTCCGCAACATCACGGCCTTCAACGAAAGCGCCCCTGCCAGCGAACGCCTGCCCTACCTGGTGCTGGTGATCGACGAGCTGGCCGACATGATGATGACCGCCCCAGAGGTGATCGAGGCCAAGCTCGTCCGCCTGGCGCAGATGGCGCGCGCCACCGGCATCCACCTGGTTGTAGCCACGCAGCGGCCCTCGGTGGATGTGGTGACGGGGCTGATCAAGGCCAACTTCCCCGCCCGGCTGGCCTTCGCAGTCACCAGCCAGATCGACTCGCGCGTCATCCTCGACACGCCCGGCGCCGAGAAGCTGTTGGGGCGAGGCGACGGCCTGCTGATGACCGCCGACAGCGCCAAATTGCGACGCATCCAGGGCTGCTTCGTCAGCGACAACGAGATCGGCGACCTGGTGCGCTGGTGGCAGACCAACTACCCCGCGCCGCCGCCCGACCCCACCCGGCCGCGCTATCCCTGGAGCCAACTGATGGCGGATGAGGCGACCGCCGATGACCTGATGCAGCAGGCCATCGAGAAGCTCCGCAGCCGCCAGACGATCAGCGTATCGGGTTTGCAGCGACTGCTGGGTGTGGGCTATCCGCGGGCGGCCCGGCTGATGGAAGAGCTGGAGACGGAGGGCATCGTCGGGCCAGAGGGCGACCGGCGCACGGGCCGGCCGGTGCTGATCGAGGATGAGGATCTGCTCGGCTAG
- the def gene encoding peptide deformylase, giving the protein MTVMDIVRLGDPRLRVRSAPVRRFDARLARLATDMVETMRQAQGVGLAAPQIGVAERLIVVEMRKEDFEDDPQAGKLYVVVNPEIVRDRGEKIADDEGCLSIPGYVGEIERPDQVTVRGFDVQGKPLRIKAYDYLARVFQHEIDHLDGVLFIDRLTDLSKLRRLVRDPKTDEVVEEPVSAIPTRA; this is encoded by the coding sequence ATGACAGTCATGGACATCGTCCGCCTGGGCGATCCCCGCTTACGTGTTAGATCCGCCCCGGTGCGGCGTTTCGATGCGCGCCTGGCGCGCCTGGCCACCGACATGGTGGAGACGATGCGCCAGGCCCAGGGGGTGGGCCTGGCGGCACCCCAGATTGGGGTGGCGGAACGGTTGATCGTGGTCGAAATGCGCAAAGAGGATTTCGAGGACGACCCGCAGGCCGGTAAGCTGTATGTGGTCGTCAATCCCGAAATCGTGCGCGACCGCGGCGAAAAGATCGCCGACGACGAGGGCTGTCTGTCCATCCCCGGCTATGTGGGCGAGATCGAGCGCCCGGATCAGGTGACGGTCAGGGGTTTCGACGTCCAGGGCAAGCCCCTGCGGATCAAGGCTTATGATTATCTGGCCCGGGTCTTCCAGCACGAGATCGACCACCTGGACGGCGTGCTCTTCATCGACCGCCTCACCGACCTGAGCAAGCTGCGGCGGCTAGTGCGCGACCCCAAGACCGACGAAGTGGTGGAAGAACCGGTGTCGGCCATCCCCACACGCGCCTGA
- a CDS encoding c-type cytochrome — MPTSLRRLFLLTVLALALSVASLAQAGGWFVITLDSLPASATAGQPLTIGFMLRQHGRTPVFWDGLSVVAQNEATGQRLQVTPQTQGPTGHYTADLTFPSSGAWEWGIDVNQDPWVRWAPLAVAAASSTLVSGSTAVSEPAAQPTAIANPWLPLLLALAATALFLAALQLGRRRRALGGLLGLGAAAGALTLVMVLAAAPPTVVTASAAPSGAGAGQVSEGRALFLAKGCVTCHVHAEAPSRGFVSVDIGPVLTNYVAPAGSPFLRQWLADPKSLRPATEMPDLDLSPQEIASLIAFLSN, encoded by the coding sequence ATGCCAACATCCCTCCGCCGTCTGTTCTTGCTCACCGTCCTCGCCCTCGCCCTCTCAGTCGCCTCGCTGGCCCAGGCAGGCGGCTGGTTCGTCATCACGCTCGATTCGCTGCCGGCTTCGGCGACTGCCGGCCAGCCGCTCACCATCGGCTTCATGCTGCGCCAACATGGCCGCACACCGGTCTTTTGGGATGGGCTTTCTGTGGTCGCCCAGAACGAGGCTACGGGCCAGCGTTTGCAGGTCACACCCCAAACGCAAGGCCCTACCGGGCATTACACTGCCGACCTCACGTTCCCCAGCTCGGGCGCCTGGGAGTGGGGAATCGACGTCAATCAAGATCCGTGGGTGCGTTGGGCGCCTCTGGCGGTGGCCGCCGCCAGCTCGACCCTCGTCTCTGGCTCCACAGCCGTGTCTGAGCCAGCCGCGCAGCCCACTGCGATTGCCAACCCGTGGCTGCCCCTGCTGCTGGCGCTGGCAGCCACCGCCCTCTTTCTGGCTGCCCTGCAGCTTGGTCGCCGCCGCCGGGCGCTGGGCGGACTCTTGGGCCTGGGGGCTGCGGCCGGCGCTCTGACGCTGGTGATGGTGTTGGCGGCCGCGCCTCCGACCGTCGTCACCGCCTCCGCCGCGCCGTCTGGCGCTGGCGCCGGCCAGGTCAGCGAAGGCCGGGCCTTGTTCCTGGCCAAGGGCTGCGTCACCTGCCATGTCCACGCCGAGGCGCCCTCGCGCGGTTTTGTCAGCGTTGACATCGGTCCTGTGCTGACGAACTACGTCGCCCCGGCCGGCTCACCGTTCCTGCGTCAGTGGCTGGCCGATCCCAAAAGCCTTCGCCCTGCCACCGAAATGCCCGATCTCGACCTCAGCCCGCAGGAGATCGCCAGCCTGATCGCCTTCCTGAGCAACTGA
- a CDS encoding DUF126 domain-containing protein, with protein MESVLQGRVIRAGRAEGPALVSPAAIGFLGGVDPDSGVVLDPGHPLQGQSIAGKILVFPHGKGSTVGSYTILRLARAGAAPLAMINSNSEAITAVGAIIADIPMVDQIDIGRIQTGDWVRVEGERVEVRSDRNQ; from the coding sequence ATGGAGAGCGTTCTGCAAGGCCGCGTCATTCGCGCGGGCCGGGCCGAGGGTCCGGCGCTGGTCAGCCCCGCCGCCATCGGCTTCTTGGGCGGCGTCGATCCTGATAGCGGCGTCGTCCTCGACCCCGGCCACCCGTTGCAAGGCCAGTCCATCGCCGGCAAGATCCTGGTCTTCCCGCACGGCAAAGGCTCGACGGTGGGTTCCTACACCATCCTGCGGCTGGCGCGGGCGGGGGCGGCCCCGCTGGCGATGATCAACAGCAACTCAGAAGCGATCACGGCGGTGGGAGCGATCATCGCCGACATCCCCATGGTCGATCAGATCGACATCGGGCGCATTCAGACTGGCGACTGGGTGAGGGTGGAGGGCGAGAGGGTGGAGGTGAGGTCGGATCGCAACCAGTAA
- a CDS encoding TetR/AcrR family transcriptional regulator encodes MSHSRPDPRVQRSQQRLQQALVALILARGYGAISVREITAAAGVSYPTFFRHYASKDALLLDVVGHSQAEMLALLKLGNGHAPAQAGRIIFEHVGRNEQLYRVLLLDKGAQHLLAQVHEAAVGEVASFWQPVEGAAIPFAILANHFVAGVIALLRWWLEHGQPYEPAQMGQIYADLIFWPMQRLWVEREA; translated from the coding sequence ATGTCTCACTCCCGTCCCGATCCCCGCGTCCAACGCAGCCAGCAGCGGCTGCAGCAGGCGCTGGTGGCCCTCATCCTCGCCCGCGGCTACGGGGCGATCTCGGTGCGCGAGATCACCGCCGCCGCGGGGGTGAGTTATCCCACGTTTTTCCGCCACTATGCCAGCAAAGATGCCCTGTTGCTGGATGTGGTGGGCCATTCGCAGGCCGAGATGCTGGCGCTGCTCAAGCTGGGAAACGGCCATGCGCCGGCGCAGGCGGGCCGCATCATCTTCGAGCATGTGGGGCGGAATGAGCAGTTGTATCGGGTTTTGCTGCTCGACAAGGGGGCGCAGCATTTGTTGGCGCAGGTGCACGAGGCGGCGGTGGGCGAGGTGGCCTCGTTCTGGCAGCCAGTCGAGGGGGCTGCGATCCCCTTCGCCATCCTGGCCAACCATTTCGTGGCCGGCGTCATTGCCCTGCTGCGTTGGTGGCTGGAGCACGGCCAGCCGTATGAACCGGCGCAGATGGGGCAGATCTATGCCGATCTGATCTTCTGGCCGATGCAGCGGCTGTGGGTCGAGCGCGAGGCTTGA
- a CDS encoding GNAT family N-acetyltransferase — protein sequence MHIRRPTLHDLNECVKLDPAFTTQRVWQMNLNVEGAHIQIGFQLAPLPRPITLPGVPISDALLQCWQRGDCMYTSRQDATITGFIHLAPDPAKRLGRLEHHVVHRDLRRQGIGSALLETALQWSRDHHLRSLIVEINTKNHPAIAFYTHHGFAFSGFHERFYSDQEIILHLARMVR from the coding sequence ATGCACATCCGCCGCCCCACCCTGCACGACCTCAATGAGTGCGTCAAACTCGACCCGGCCTTCACCACCCAGCGCGTCTGGCAGATGAACCTGAACGTCGAGGGCGCCCACATCCAGATCGGCTTTCAACTGGCGCCTTTGCCGCGGCCCATCACCCTGCCCGGCGTCCCCATCAGCGACGCTCTGTTGCAGTGCTGGCAGCGCGGGGACTGCATGTACACCTCCCGGCAGGATGCGACCATCACCGGCTTCATCCATCTTGCGCCCGACCCGGCCAAACGCCTGGGACGGCTGGAGCACCACGTCGTCCATCGCGACCTCCGGCGCCAGGGCATCGGCTCGGCCCTGCTCGAAACAGCCCTACAATGGTCGCGCGACCACCATCTGCGCAGCCTTATCGTCGAGATCAACACCAAGAACCACCCCGCCATCGCCTTCTACACCCACCACGGCTTCGCCTTTAGCGGTTTCCACGAACGCTTCTACAGCGACCAGGAGATCATCCTCCATCTGGCCCGCATGGTCCGTTAG
- a CDS encoding PD-(D/E)XK nuclease family protein, which produces MAKKKVKSNFSQLLLNLITEPHFVRYENLLREPNFFTIVGRSHYERWHAAFWGWLLDANGTHLLGDYTLRRFLALLVDERCLRSTLSPDGFLLGIVPLAEFSDVQVLPNEYVPVETNVRNVGRFDIFASFSFGGNGLVPGRANLLVEMKIDSRPDGVQSRKYADWLLEQHRKDANLLVYLTPQLGPDSLSTVGDERWHCLDYQLLNDKFLLPLLDHPRLNEKVKPFIVQYIKNLRTRNRGIKMAITEEEKRLALALYEKYSDVFDSIYDALVSVGTIDASTADVSSARGRASGRLAVRVEDALISGDNVRLLFAEVLRYLVDHDYVLRLPMPWGSSNQRYIITNEEPPVHPNGRPFFYPVKHQGYTLESHYARDRAMRVLNDLCTKLDLHFEVVAT; this is translated from the coding sequence ATGGCGAAAAAGAAGGTAAAGAGCAATTTTTCGCAACTTTTGCTCAATCTGATCACAGAACCCCATTTTGTTCGCTACGAGAATCTGCTGCGTGAACCCAACTTCTTCACGATTGTCGGCAGATCGCATTATGAACGCTGGCATGCGGCGTTTTGGGGTTGGCTGCTGGATGCCAACGGAACACATCTTTTGGGAGACTACACGCTGCGACGTTTTCTAGCCTTGCTGGTGGATGAACGCTGTCTGAGATCGACGCTGTCCCCCGATGGCTTTTTGCTCGGCATCGTTCCCTTGGCCGAGTTTAGCGATGTACAGGTGTTGCCCAACGAGTATGTGCCCGTCGAAACAAATGTGAGGAATGTGGGCCGGTTCGATATCTTCGCCAGTTTTTCGTTTGGGGGCAATGGACTGGTTCCGGGCAGGGCCAATCTCTTGGTCGAGATGAAGATCGACTCCCGGCCGGACGGCGTACAATCGCGCAAATATGCCGACTGGTTGCTCGAACAGCATCGCAAGGATGCCAATCTCCTCGTTTACCTGACCCCACAGCTCGGCCCCGACTCGCTCTCAACCGTGGGCGATGAACGATGGCACTGCCTTGACTATCAGTTGCTCAATGACAAGTTCCTGTTGCCGCTTCTCGACCATCCGCGGCTGAACGAAAAGGTCAAGCCGTTCATCGTCCAGTATATCAAGAACCTCAGAACACGAAACAGGGGCATCAAAATGGCAATCACTGAAGAGGAAAAGAGGCTGGCCCTGGCGCTTTATGAGAAGTATAGCGATGTCTTCGACTCGATCTACGACGCGTTGGTTTCAGTAGGAACGATCGACGCCAGCACGGCCGATGTGTCGTCGGCGAGGGGAAGGGCTTCGGGCAGGTTGGCTGTACGGGTCGAGGATGCCCTGATCAGTGGGGACAATGTCAGGCTGCTCTTCGCCGAAGTGCTGCGCTATTTGGTGGATCATGACTACGTGCTGCGACTGCCCATGCCCTGGGGAAGCAGCAACCAACGCTACATTATCACCAATGAGGAACCACCTGTTCATCCCAACGGACGGCCGTTTTTCTATCCTGTCAAGCACCAGGGCTATACGCTAGAAAGCCATTATGCCAGGGACAGGGCGATGCGCGTATTGAACGACTTGTGCACGAAGCTGGACCTTCACTTCGAAGTGGTCGCAACGTGA
- a CDS encoding cytochrome P450, giving the protein MTKPTPPFVSGALPVLGHALEYRSNLTPLLRRGYQEHGPVFALKLANQNVAVVAGPANQSTFFLETDKALNMDKPYGFLRAIFGEVAFLASHETYVEQRHILHEPFRRAKMKRYIEIMQEQTQNWLADLGQEGEIEITGAMNRLVQNVAGYALMGEAFQQSVGPEFWALYGDLGRALDPLIPPHWPLPKFRRRDRAKARMIEILRPIIAERRAHPERYDDFLQDFVNARYKDGRELEDDALFSLILGLNFAGHETTAGQSAWTIILMLQNPWYIDLVRAELAAKLPYGAPFDAALVNDLDHIAWAVRETERLRPSAEMVMRHAEQDIEFGDFLVPAGWLVQTAAMVAHYLPEWFRDPETYDPLRFAPGREEDKQHRFSLIGFGGGVHKCAGMNFANTEMSIIAALLFQQFDLKLLSPNPRVLNGMGAARPTPTLIHYKRRYPHISPPPPPLVVTASAVHPLS; this is encoded by the coding sequence ATGACCAAACCCACCCCGCCCTTTGTCTCCGGCGCCTTGCCCGTCTTGGGCCACGCTCTGGAATATCGCAGCAACCTGACGCCCCTCCTCCGCCGCGGCTACCAGGAACACGGCCCGGTCTTCGCCCTCAAACTGGCCAACCAGAACGTCGCCGTCGTCGCCGGCCCAGCCAATCAGTCCACCTTCTTCCTGGAGACCGACAAAGCCCTGAACATGGACAAACCGTATGGCTTCCTGCGCGCCATCTTTGGCGAAGTGGCCTTCCTGGCCTCGCACGAAACCTACGTCGAGCAGCGCCACATCCTGCACGAACCGTTTCGCCGCGCCAAAATGAAGCGTTACATCGAAATCATGCAGGAACAGACCCAGAACTGGCTCGCTGACCTGGGCCAGGAAGGCGAGATCGAGATCACCGGGGCCATGAATCGCCTGGTGCAAAACGTGGCCGGCTACGCCCTCATGGGCGAGGCCTTCCAGCAGAGCGTAGGGCCGGAATTCTGGGCCTTGTATGGCGACCTGGGCCGGGCGCTCGACCCGCTGATCCCACCCCACTGGCCGCTGCCCAAATTCCGCCGCCGCGACCGCGCCAAGGCCAGGATGATCGAGATCCTGAGGCCGATCATCGCCGAGCGCCGCGCCCACCCCGAACGCTACGACGATTTCTTACAGGACTTCGTCAACGCCCGCTACAAAGACGGCCGCGAGCTGGAGGACGACGCCCTCTTCTCGCTCATCCTCGGCCTCAACTTCGCCGGCCACGAGACCACCGCCGGCCAATCGGCCTGGACGATCATCCTCATGCTCCAGAATCCGTGGTACATCGATCTGGTGCGGGCCGAACTGGCCGCCAAACTTCCCTATGGCGCTCCCTTCGACGCCGCCCTGGTCAACGACCTCGACCACATCGCCTGGGCCGTGCGCGAGACCGAACGGTTGCGACCCTCGGCCGAGATGGTGATGCGCCATGCCGAGCAGGACATCGAATTTGGCGACTTTCTGGTTCCCGCCGGCTGGCTGGTGCAGACGGCGGCCATGGTCGCCCACTACCTGCCCGAATGGTTCCGCGACCCCGAAACCTACGACCCGCTGCGCTTTGCCCCCGGTCGCGAGGAAGACAAACAGCATCGCTTCAGCCTGATCGGTTTTGGCGGCGGCGTCCACAAGTGCGCAGGGATGAACTTCGCCAACACCGAGATGAGCATCATTGCCGCCCTCCTGTTCCAACAATTCGATCTCAAGCTGCTCAGCCCCAACCCGCGTGTGCTCAACGGCATGGGCGCGGCCCGGCCAACGCCAACCCTGATCCATTACAAGCGTCGCTACCCCCACATCTCACCCCCGCCCCCACCCCTCGTCGTAACGGCTTCAGCCGTTCACCCTCTCTCATAA
- the infA gene encoding translation initiation factor IF-1, whose protein sequence is MEVDGTITEALPNTMFRVRLDNGHEVLAHISGKMRMYYIRILLGDRVTVELSPYDLTRGRITFRHRT, encoded by the coding sequence ATCGAAGTCGATGGCACCATCACCGAAGCATTGCCCAACACCATGTTCCGCGTCCGGCTCGATAACGGCCACGAAGTGTTGGCCCACATCTCCGGCAAGATGCGCATGTACTACATCCGCATCCTGCTGGGCGACCGCGTCACCGTCGAGCTTTCGCCCTACGACCTCACCCGCGGGCGCATCACCTTCCGCCATCGCACCTGA
- a CDS encoding DUF4367 domain-containing protein — protein sequence MIRPSTDWEGRVQTLARAFTYPPTPDLSRSASPWPAAGSSPRWAWATVIMLALLAGLMAVPPVRAAVVEFLRLGAVRIFLAEPTPTADEGRSIATPILPTATPLASVLDLAGETTLAAARQQLPFPILLPTYPADLGQPDHVFVQELDGPAVVLVWLQPGQPDQVRLSLTQIGAAFSFDKRNVRMIEESSVGSHWALWIDGPHLLQASNGDPSLRRLVQGHVLLWEQGDVTYRLETDLPLAEARKIAESLAAE from the coding sequence GTGATCCGGCCCTCCACTGATTGGGAAGGGCGGGTGCAGACCCTGGCGCGGGCCTTCACCTATCCCCCCACCCCTGATCTCTCCCGGTCGGCTTCGCCCTGGCCCGCTGCCGGCAGCAGCCCGCGTTGGGCCTGGGCGACGGTCATCATGCTGGCGCTGCTGGCCGGGCTGATGGCCGTCCCACCTGTGCGAGCGGCAGTGGTCGAGTTCCTGCGTTTGGGCGCCGTCCGCATCTTCCTGGCCGAGCCGACGCCCACAGCCGACGAAGGCAGAAGCATCGCCACACCCATCTTGCCCACGGCCACGCCCCTGGCTTCTGTGCTCGATCTGGCCGGCGAGACCACCCTGGCTGCTGCCCGCCAGCAACTCCCCTTCCCCATCCTGCTGCCCACCTATCCCGCCGACCTGGGCCAGCCCGATCATGTCTTCGTCCAGGAACTCGATGGCCCCGCCGTCGTGCTCGTGTGGTTGCAGCCAGGCCAGCCTGATCAGGTGCGGTTGAGCCTGACACAAATCGGCGCCGCTTTCTCGTTCGACAAACGCAATGTGCGTATGATCGAAGAAAGCTCAGTCGGCAGCCACTGGGCCCTGTGGATCGACGGCCCCCACCTGCTGCAAGCCAGCAATGGCGACCCCAGCCTGCGCCGCCTGGTGCAGGGCCATGTGCTGCTGTGGGAGCAGGGGGATGTCACCTACCGGCTGGAGACCGACCTGCCGCTGGCCGAGGCCCGAAAAATAGCGGAATCACTGGCGGCTGAGTGA
- the selA gene encoding L-seryl-tRNA(Sec) selenium transferase has translation MNTEAASPYRTLPSTDRLLAQPELAGALAEFGRSTVRDAARRLLEAVRAEIAAGASAPSLVDLIARLLADLRRDLTPSLRPLINATGVIIHTNLGRVPLSASAQQAMIAAATGYSNLEYDLEAGQRGSRYDHAERQLCELTGAEAALVVNNNAAAVTLALRGLAAGREVIISRGELVEIGGGFRIPDILAQSGARLVEVGTTNRTRLADYSAALTPATAAILKVHPSNFRIIGFSQAAAIDELAAMGRALNPAVPLIDDLGSGALIDTAPFGLAHEPTVPESLAAGATIVTFSGDKLLGGPQAGLIVGDKALIAALKRHPLTRALRLDKITLAALQATLLAYLRGTAAAELPVWQMIGADPASLEARARAWADALTRAGLAAELRPGQSAIGGGSLPGQTLPTTLLTLPVAQPDVLAEQLRRGNPPVVARIDDDALVFDPRTVLPGQEEALLAAIHLSFGA, from the coding sequence GTGAACACCGAAGCCGCCTCCCCCTACCGCACCCTCCCCAGCACCGACCGCCTGCTGGCCCAGCCCGAACTGGCTGGGGCGCTGGCGGAGTTCGGGCGCAGCACGGTGCGCGACGCCGCCCGCCGCCTGCTAGAGGCTGTGCGGGCCGAGATCGCTGCCGGAGCGAGCGCACCGAGCCTGGTCGATCTCATCGCCCGGCTGCTGGCCGACCTCCGGCGCGACCTGACCCCCAGCCTGCGCCCCCTCATCAACGCCACCGGCGTCATCATCCACACCAACCTGGGCCGCGTCCCCCTCTCGGCGTCGGCCCAGCAGGCCATGATCGCGGCGGCGACCGGCTACAGCAACCTGGAATACGACCTGGAGGCGGGACAGCGCGGCAGCCGTTACGACCACGCCGAACGGCAGTTGTGCGAATTGACCGGGGCCGAAGCGGCCCTGGTGGTGAACAACAACGCCGCCGCCGTCACTCTGGCGCTGCGCGGCCTGGCCGCCGGCCGCGAGGTGATCATCTCGCGCGGGGAACTGGTCGAGATCGGCGGCGGCTTCCGCATCCCCGACATCCTGGCCCAGAGCGGCGCCCGGCTGGTGGAGGTGGGGACGACCAACCGCACCCGTCTTGCCGATTATAGCGCCGCCCTCACCCCCGCCACGGCCGCCATCCTCAAGGTCCATCCCTCCAATTTTCGCATCATCGGCTTCAGCCAGGCCGCCGCCATCGACGAACTGGCGGCGATGGGCCGGGCGCTGAACCCGGCTGTGCCCCTGATCGATGACCTGGGCAGCGGCGCCCTCATCGACACCGCCCCCTTTGGCCTGGCCCACGAGCCGACCGTGCCAGAAAGCCTGGCCGCGGGCGCAACCATTGTCACCTTCAGCGGCGACAAGCTGCTGGGCGGGCCGCAGGCGGGCCTCATCGTTGGCGACAAGGCCCTCATCGCCGCCCTCAAGCGCCACCCCCTGACCCGCGCCCTGCGCCTGGACAAGATCACCCTGGCGGCGCTGCAAGCTACCTTGCTGGCCTATCTGCGCGGGACGGCCGCCGCCGAACTCCCGGTCTGGCAGATGATCGGCGCCGACCCGGCCAGCCTGGAAGCCCGCGCCCGCGCCTGGGCCGACGCCCTGACCCGCGCTGGCCTGGCCGCCGAGCTACGACCCGGCCAGAGCGCCATCGGCGGCGGCTCGCTGCCCGGCCAGACCCTGCCCACCACCCTCCTGACCCTGCCGGTTGCCCAACCCGATGTTCTGGCGGAGCAATTGCGGCGCGGCAATCCGCCCGTCGTCGCCCGCATCGACGATGACGCCCTGGTCTTCGACCCGCGCACCGTGCTACCAGGGCAGGAGGAGGCGCTGTTGGCCGCCATTCACCTTTCTTTCGGAGCCTGA